One genomic region from Spirulina subsalsa PCC 9445 encodes:
- the hypA gene encoding hydrogenase maturation nickel metallochaperone HypA: MHEVSLMEQTLAIAFDHAQQQNAQRIHRLKMRIGAVSGVVPEALSFAFDVVASGTIAEGATLEIENVPVTCFCPDCDLFFNPPDLIYECPHCGSYIQKPLAGQEIELTSLEVS, encoded by the coding sequence ATGCACGAAGTTAGTTTAATGGAACAAACCTTAGCGATCGCCTTCGATCATGCCCAACAGCAAAACGCCCAACGTATTCATCGCCTAAAAATGCGCATCGGGGCGGTGTCTGGAGTCGTCCCCGAGGCCTTAAGTTTTGCCTTTGATGTCGTGGCCTCCGGTACCATTGCCGAGGGTGCCACCCTAGAAATTGAAAACGTCCCCGTCACCTGTTTTTGTCCCGACTGTGACCTGTTCTTCAATCCCCCCGACTTAATTTATGAATGCCCCCACTGTGGCAGCTATATCCAAAAACCCCTAGCGGGACAAGAAATAGAACTTACATCCTTGGAGGTATCCTAA
- the hypB gene encoding hydrogenase nickel incorporation protein HypB — protein sequence MCGTCGCHDHPEIGIHVHEHPHHHHDHDHPHHHHDHEHPQNTPTKTVDVAQAVLSKNDRLAERNRGYFLAKNLWVLNLLSAPGSGKTTLLERTITDLQGKIATGVVVGDLETDNDAQRLRDRGIPSVQITTGTLCHLEADMVLHAAQHLDLDHLDVLVIENVGNLVCPAAYDLGENWRVALLSTTEGEDKPLKYPTLFKSADVVIINKIDIAEVVGFDQEKALNNIRRIAPQAQIFALSARTGEGMEQWYEALCRKVQALSPVG from the coding sequence ATGTGTGGAACTTGCGGTTGTCACGACCACCCCGAAATCGGCATTCACGTTCACGAACACCCCCACCACCATCATGATCATGACCACCCCCATCATCATCATGATCACGAACACCCCCAAAACACCCCCACCAAAACCGTCGATGTAGCCCAGGCCGTTTTGAGTAAAAATGATCGCCTTGCGGAACGGAATCGAGGGTATTTTCTGGCGAAAAACCTCTGGGTGTTGAACCTTTTATCGGCTCCGGGATCCGGGAAAACCACCCTGTTAGAACGCACCATCACCGACTTACAGGGGAAAATAGCCACGGGGGTAGTCGTGGGGGACTTAGAAACCGATAACGACGCTCAACGATTGCGCGATCGCGGCATTCCCTCGGTCCAAATCACCACCGGGACCCTTTGCCACCTCGAAGCTGACATGGTACTCCATGCCGCCCAACACCTAGACCTTGATCATCTAGATGTCCTCGTCATTGAAAACGTCGGTAATCTCGTTTGTCCCGCCGCTTACGACCTAGGGGAAAATTGGCGCGTAGCCCTCCTTTCCACCACCGAAGGCGAAGATAAACCCCTAAAATATCCCACCCTCTTTAAATCCGCCGATGTGGTGATTATTAACAAAATCGACATCGCCGAAGTCGTGGGTTTTGACCAAGAAAAAGCCCTCAATAACATCCGTCGCATCGCCCCCCAAGCCCAAATCTTCGCCCTCTCCGCCCGCACTGGGGAAGGAATGGAACAATGGTATGAGGCCCTGTGCCGAAAAGTTCAGGCCTTGTCTCCCGTGGGCTAA
- a CDS encoding hydrogenase maturation protease translates to MQSPPPCSTLIIGYGNTLRSDDGAGQKIAETVESWGLEGVSSLAVHQLTPELAAEMAQSRQVIFVDVYPNTGDSNGVQVTPINPKNSHSPLGHASNPQSLLALCQVLYRVTPASYWVLIPAENFEFGESFSPLTTQNIPRALEEIQMLLSRVEDYARS, encoded by the coding sequence ATGCAATCACCCCCTCCCTGTTCTACCCTGATTATCGGCTACGGAAACACCCTGCGCAGTGACGACGGGGCCGGGCAGAAAATCGCCGAAACCGTGGAAAGTTGGGGACTGGAGGGCGTTTCCAGTTTAGCCGTCCACCAACTCACCCCGGAATTAGCGGCCGAGATGGCCCAATCCCGACAGGTGATTTTTGTCGATGTGTACCCCAACACCGGGGACTCTAACGGGGTACAAGTGACCCCTATTAACCCCAAAAATAGTCACTCTCCCCTCGGCCATGCCAGTAATCCCCAGTCCTTACTGGCCTTGTGTCAAGTGCTGTATCGAGTCACTCCGGCCAGTTATTGGGTGTTGATTCCGGCGGAAAACTTCGAGTTTGGGGAGAGTTTTTCCCCCCTGACGACCCAGAATATTCCTCGGGCCTTAGAAGAGATTCAAATGCTGTTGAGTCGCGTTGAAGATTATGCACGAAGTTAG
- the psaB gene encoding photosystem I core protein PsaB, which produces MATKFPKFSQDLAQDPTTRRIWYGIATAHDFESHDGMTEENLYQKIFASHFGHIAIIFLWTSGTLFHVAWQGNFEQWIKDPLNVRPIAHAIWDPQFGQGAVDAFTQAGAANPVDICYSGVYHWFYTIGMTNNQDLYQGSIFLLILASLMLFAGWLHLQPKFRPSLQWFKLAEHRLNHHLAGLFGVSSLAWTGHLVHVAIPESRGVHVGWDNFLSVKPHPAGLMPFFTGNWGVYAQNPDTASHVFGTSQGAGTAILTFLGGFHPQTESLWLTDIAHHHLAIAVLFIVAGHMYRTNFGIGHSIKEMCDAKEFFGKKVQGPFNMPHQGIYETYNNSLHFQLGWHLACLGVITSLVAQHMYSLPSYVFIAKDYTTQAALFTHHEYIAGFLMVGAFAHGAIFLVRDYDPEQNKGNVLDRVLQHKEAIISHLSWVSLFLGFHTLGLYVHNDVVVAFGTPEKQILIEPVFAQFIQASHGKVLYGMDLLLSDPNSIATTAWPNHGAVWLPGWLDAINSGANSLFLTIGPGDFLVHHAIALGLHTTTLILVKGALDARGSKLMPDKKDFGYSFPCDGPGRGGTCDISAWDAFYLAMFWMLNTLGWLTFYWHWKHLGVWTGNVAQFNENSTYLMGWFRDYLWANSAQLINGYNPYGVNNLSVWAWMFLFGHLVWATGFMFLISWRGYWQELIETIVWAHERTPLANLVRWKDKPVALSIVQARLVGLAHFTVGYIFTYAAFLIASTAGKFG; this is translated from the coding sequence ATGGCAACTAAATTTCCCAAATTTAGCCAGGATCTCGCGCAAGACCCGACAACCCGTCGGATCTGGTATGGGATTGCCACCGCTCACGACTTTGAAAGTCATGATGGAATGACCGAGGAAAATCTATATCAAAAGATTTTTGCCTCTCACTTTGGTCACATCGCCATCATCTTTCTGTGGACATCTGGCACCCTATTCCACGTCGCCTGGCAAGGTAACTTTGAACAGTGGATTAAAGATCCGCTAAACGTCCGTCCCATCGCTCACGCCATTTGGGACCCTCAATTCGGACAAGGCGCCGTTGATGCCTTTACTCAAGCAGGAGCCGCTAACCCGGTTGATATCTGCTACTCCGGCGTGTACCACTGGTTCTACACCATTGGGATGACCAACAACCAAGACCTCTACCAAGGGTCTATCTTCCTGCTCATTCTGGCATCGTTAATGCTGTTCGCAGGTTGGCTGCACCTCCAGCCCAAATTCCGTCCTAGTTTGCAATGGTTTAAGTTAGCGGAACACCGCCTTAACCACCACTTGGCTGGGTTATTTGGGGTGAGTTCCTTGGCTTGGACGGGTCACTTGGTTCACGTTGCTATCCCGGAGTCCCGTGGGGTTCATGTGGGTTGGGATAACTTCCTCTCTGTGAAGCCTCACCCGGCTGGGTTAATGCCGTTCTTCACTGGGAACTGGGGCGTTTACGCTCAGAACCCTGATACGGCTAGCCATGTCTTTGGGACTTCTCAAGGGGCAGGGACTGCCATCTTAACCTTCTTAGGTGGCTTCCACCCTCAAACCGAGTCCCTGTGGTTAACGGACATTGCTCACCACCACTTGGCGATCGCGGTTCTCTTTATTGTTGCGGGTCATATGTACCGGACGAACTTCGGTATTGGTCACAGCATTAAAGAAATGTGTGATGCTAAAGAGTTCTTTGGCAAAAAAGTGCAAGGGCCCTTCAATATGCCCCACCAAGGCATTTATGAAACCTACAACAACTCCCTGCACTTCCAATTAGGATGGCACTTGGCTTGCTTAGGGGTGATCACCTCTCTGGTTGCCCAGCATATGTACTCCCTGCCTTCCTACGTCTTCATTGCCAAAGACTACACCACCCAGGCTGCTCTGTTCACTCACCACGAGTACATCGCAGGCTTCCTGATGGTTGGGGCATTTGCTCACGGCGCGATCTTCTTAGTGCGGGATTATGATCCTGAACAAAACAAAGGAAATGTTCTGGATCGGGTGCTGCAACACAAAGAAGCGATCATTTCTCACTTAAGCTGGGTTTCCCTCTTCCTCGGTTTCCACACCTTGGGACTTTATGTTCACAACGACGTAGTGGTTGCCTTCGGGACTCCTGAAAAGCAAATCTTAATCGAACCCGTCTTTGCTCAGTTCATCCAAGCCTCTCACGGTAAAGTGCTGTATGGCATGGATCTACTGCTCTCTGACCCCAACAGCATTGCTACCACCGCTTGGCCCAATCATGGCGCGGTGTGGCTGCCCGGTTGGTTAGATGCCATCAACAGTGGCGCGAACTCTCTGTTCTTAACCATTGGACCTGGGGACTTCTTGGTTCACCATGCGATCGCCCTGGGTCTGCACACCACCACCTTAATCTTGGTGAAAGGCGCTTTGGATGCTCGTGGCTCCAAATTAATGCCCGACAAAAAAGATTTCGGTTACTCCTTCCCCTGTGACGGCCCCGGTCGTGGCGGTACTTGCGACATCTCCGCTTGGGATGCCTTCTACCTCGCCATGTTCTGGATGCTGAACACCTTGGGCTGGTTAACCTTCTACTGGCACTGGAAACACCTCGGTGTTTGGACCGGTAACGTTGCTCAGTTCAACGAAAACTCCACCTACTTAATGGGTTGGTTCCGCGATTACCTCTGGGCGAACTCTGCTCAATTAATCAACGGTTATAACCCCTACGGTGTGAATAACCTCTCGGTTTGGGCTTGGATGTTCCTCTTCGGACACCTGGTTTGGGCGACGGGTTTCATGTTCCTGATCTCTTGGCGTGGTTACTGGCAAGAGTTAATCGAGACGATTGTTTGGGCGCACGAGCGCACTCCTCTGGCTAACTTAGTTCGCTGGAAAGACAAGCCCGTTGCTCTCTCTATCGTTCAAGCTCGTTTAGTGGGTCTGGCTCACTTCACGGTGGGTTACATCTTTACTTACGCAGCGTTCTTGATTGCTTCGACGGCTGGTAAGTTCGGCTAA
- the psaA gene encoding photosystem I core protein PsaA: MTSSPPKEAKVKVAVDKDPVPTSFEKWGKPGHFDRTLAKGPKTTTWIWNLHADAHDFDSQTSDLEDISRKIFSAHFGHLAVVFVWLSGMYFHGARFSNYVAWLKDPLNIKPSAQVVWPIVGQDILNADVGGGFHGIQITSGFFYLWRASGITNEFELYCTAIGGLVMAGLCLFAGWFHYHKRAPKLEWFQNVESMMNHHLAVLLGCGSLGWAGHQIHVSMPINKLLDAGVAPEDIPLPHEFILNSKLMAELYPSFAEGLKPFFTLNWGVYSDFLTFKGGLNPVTGGLWLSDQAHHHLAIAVLFIIAGHMYRTNWGIGHSMKELLEAHKGPFTGQGHKGLYEILTTSWHAQLAINLAMLGSLTIIVAQHMYAMPPYPYQATDYATQISLFTHHMWIGGFLIVGAGAHGAIFMVRDYDPAKNVDNLLDRVLRHRDAIISHLNWVCIFLGFHSFGLYVHNDTMRAFGRPQDMFSDTGIQLQPIFAQWVQNIHTIAPGGTAPNALEPVSYAFGGSVIAVGGKVAMMPITLGTADFLVHHIHAFTIHVTALILLKGVLYARSSRLIPDKAELGFRFPCDGPGRGGTCQVSGWDHVFLGLFWMYNSLSIVIFHFSWKMQSDVWGTVAPDGTVSHITAGNFAQSSITINGWLRDFLWAQASQVITSYGSALSAYGIMFLAGHFIFAFSLMFLFSGRGYWQELIESIVWAHNKLKVAPAIQPRALSIIQGRAVGVAHYLLGGIVTTWAFFLARIISVG; the protein is encoded by the coding sequence ATGACAAGCAGCCCTCCAAAAGAGGCGAAAGTCAAAGTAGCAGTCGATAAAGACCCTGTACCCACTTCCTTTGAGAAGTGGGGAAAACCCGGTCATTTTGACCGGACGCTGGCCAAAGGACCCAAAACCACCACTTGGATTTGGAACCTACACGCCGACGCTCACGACTTCGATAGTCAAACGAGCGATTTAGAAGACATTTCGCGCAAAATTTTTAGCGCCCACTTTGGACACCTAGCCGTAGTATTTGTTTGGTTGAGCGGGATGTACTTCCACGGTGCTCGCTTCTCGAACTACGTTGCTTGGCTGAAAGATCCCCTGAACATTAAACCTAGTGCGCAGGTGGTTTGGCCAATTGTGGGTCAAGACATCTTAAATGCTGATGTTGGTGGCGGTTTCCACGGGATTCAGATTACTTCTGGGTTCTTCTATCTGTGGAGAGCCTCTGGAATCACCAACGAGTTTGAGCTTTACTGCACCGCAATCGGTGGTTTAGTGATGGCTGGTCTGTGTTTATTCGCAGGTTGGTTCCACTATCACAAACGCGCTCCCAAGTTGGAATGGTTCCAGAATGTGGAATCCATGATGAACCACCACTTGGCTGTATTGCTGGGTTGCGGCTCTCTCGGTTGGGCAGGACACCAGATTCACGTTTCCATGCCGATTAACAAGTTGCTGGATGCTGGGGTAGCACCGGAAGACATTCCCTTACCTCATGAATTCATCCTCAACTCCAAGTTAATGGCGGAATTGTATCCCAGTTTCGCTGAAGGGTTGAAGCCCTTCTTCACCCTGAACTGGGGCGTGTATTCTGACTTCCTAACCTTCAAAGGTGGGTTAAACCCGGTGACTGGCGGCTTGTGGTTATCTGACCAAGCCCACCATCACTTAGCGATCGCCGTTCTGTTCATCATCGCTGGTCATATGTACCGCACCAACTGGGGTATCGGTCACAGCATGAAAGAACTTCTAGAAGCCCACAAAGGCCCCTTCACAGGTCAAGGTCACAAAGGCCTCTATGAAATTCTGACCACCTCTTGGCACGCTCAGTTAGCCATCAACTTAGCGATGTTAGGTTCCTTAACCATCATCGTGGCTCAACATATGTACGCCATGCCTCCCTACCCCTACCAAGCCACCGACTACGCGACACAGATTTCTCTGTTCACGCATCATATGTGGATTGGCGGTTTCCTAATCGTAGGGGCCGGCGCTCATGGTGCCATCTTCATGGTTCGGGACTACGACCCGGCGAAAAACGTAGACAACCTGTTGGATCGCGTGTTACGTCATCGTGATGCCATCATCTCCCATCTCAACTGGGTTTGTATCTTCTTAGGCTTCCATAGCTTTGGTCTGTACGTTCACAACGACACCATGCGCGCTTTTGGTCGTCCTCAAGATATGTTCTCGGACACGGGCATTCAACTACAACCCATCTTTGCCCAATGGGTACAAAACATTCACACCATCGCCCCCGGTGGCACCGCTCCCAACGCCCTTGAGCCTGTGAGCTATGCCTTTGGTGGCAGTGTGATTGCCGTTGGCGGGAAAGTCGCCATGATGCCCATTACCTTGGGAACAGCCGACTTCTTGGTTCACCATATCCACGCCTTCACCATTCACGTTACCGCGTTGATTCTCCTCAAAGGAGTCCTCTACGCTCGTAGCTCCCGCTTGATTCCTGACAAAGCCGAACTAGGTTTCCGCTTCCCCTGTGACGGTCCCGGTCGTGGTGGTACCTGTCAGGTTTCTGGATGGGATCACGTCTTCCTCGGACTGTTCTGGATGTACAACTCCCTCTCCATCGTGATCTTCCACTTCAGTTGGAAAATGCAATCCGATGTTTGGGGAACCGTTGCACCCGATGGTACGGTGTCTCACATCACCGCCGGAAACTTTGCCCAAAGTTCCATTACCATTAACGGATGGTTACGTGACTTCCTGTGGGCGCAAGCCTCTCAAGTCATCACCTCCTATGGTTCTGCACTCTCTGCCTACGGCATCATGTTCCTAGCAGGTCACTTCATCTTTGCTTTCAGCTTGATGTTCCTGTTTAGCGGTCGTGGGTACTGGCAAGAACTGATTGAGTCCATTGTTTGGGCGCACAACAAACTGAAAGTCGCTCCCGCGATTCAGCCTCGTGCCTTAAGCATCATCCAAGGACGTGCAGTGGGTGTCGCTCACTACCTTCTCGGTGGTATCGTCACAACTTGGGCATTCTTCCTAGCGAGAATTATCTCCGTCGGTTAG
- a CDS encoding DUF2358 domain-containing protein — MSNPVLAHSPSPQQIKKVITTLEQDLPDLFKTDICYDIYSHDIAFKDPVNRFNGKFNYRIIFWTLRFHAALFFTEIYFDVHQIAHPEPDVVRVDWTVRGTLRVPWSAKIVFNGYSNYRLNSQGLIYDHVDTWDRSPKQILKQFWGK; from the coding sequence ATGTCTAATCCCGTTCTTGCTCATTCTCCCAGTCCTCAACAAATTAAAAAAGTCATAACAACCTTAGAGCAGGATTTACCGGATTTGTTTAAAACAGATATTTGCTATGATATTTATAGTCATGATATTGCGTTCAAAGATCCAGTTAATCGGTTTAACGGAAAATTTAACTACCGGATTATTTTTTGGACATTACGCTTTCATGCGGCCTTATTTTTCACTGAAATTTATTTTGATGTTCACCAAATCGCTCACCCTGAACCCGATGTCGTGCGCGTAGATTGGACAGTGCGGGGGACTTTACGAGTACCTTGGTCCGCTAAAATTGTCTTTAATGGTTACTCCAATTATCGGTTAAATTCACAAGGATTAATTTACGATCATGTTGATACTTGGGATCGTTCTCCTAAGCAAATTTTAAAACAGTTTTGGGGAAAGTAA
- a CDS encoding hybrid sensor histidine kinase/response regulator: MTTILVIEDEEPIRANIIELLEAEDFQVLGADSGVQGLALAQTYLPDLILCDIMIPELDGYEVLQQLRQNSATATIPLIFLTALSDQRDTRRGMELGADDYLTKPCTPDALLRAIASRLTRKALFEQQTAAKLNELRTNINHSLPHELRTPLNTILGFAELLMADLEELPVSEIQEIVEQIHRSGLLLYRLIQNFLLYAELELISIQPEQIASLQNSRTEQTEIYLEEIATQEAKKAGREGDLQLEIIASSAQVSVNHFKIILTEIINNAFKFSEAQTSVQVKSQREEQFLTITVSNYGRGLTVEQIQSIGGYMQFERKLYEQSGSGLGLAIAQRLVELYGGSFSVESIPEQITTLRILLPV; encoded by the coding sequence ATGACCACTATTTTAGTGATTGAAGATGAAGAACCGATCCGTGCGAATATTATCGAATTGTTAGAAGCAGAAGATTTTCAAGTTCTGGGGGCAGATAGCGGAGTGCAAGGATTAGCCTTAGCACAAACTTATTTACCCGACTTAATTCTCTGTGATATTATGATCCCGGAGTTAGACGGTTATGAAGTCTTGCAACAATTGCGTCAAAATTCCGCCACGGCTACCATTCCTCTAATTTTTTTAACCGCCTTATCCGATCAAAGAGATACTCGTCGGGGGATGGAATTGGGGGCTGATGATTATTTAACGAAACCTTGCACTCCTGATGCTTTACTCAGAGCCATTGCCTCTCGTTTGACCAGAAAGGCACTGTTTGAACAACAAACGGCAGCGAAACTCAATGAATTACGCACCAATATTAACCACTCTTTACCCCATGAACTGCGCACGCCTTTGAATACTATTTTGGGCTTTGCTGAATTATTAATGGCAGATTTGGAAGAGTTACCAGTATCGGAAATTCAGGAGATTGTGGAGCAGATTCACCGATCCGGCTTATTATTATATCGATTAATCCAAAATTTCTTACTTTATGCCGAATTAGAACTCATCTCCATCCAGCCTGAACAGATTGCCTCTTTACAAAATAGTCGCACAGAACAGACGGAAATTTATCTAGAAGAAATTGCCACACAGGAAGCGAAAAAAGCGGGACGAGAAGGAGATTTACAACTAGAAATTATAGCAAGTTCTGCTCAAGTTTCTGTAAATCATTTTAAAATAATATTGACAGAAATCATCAACAATGCTTTTAAATTTTCCGAGGCTCAAACCTCTGTGCAGGTAAAGAGTCAGAGGGAGGAACAATTTTTAACGATTACGGTGAGTAATTATGGGCGGGGTTTAACGGTGGAACAGATCCAAAGTATTGGGGGGTATATGCAGTTTGAGCGGAAATTATATGAACAATCGGGGTCGGGTTTAGGTTTGGCGATCGCACAGCGCCTCGTGGAGTTGTACGGGGGAAGTTTTAGTGTGGAGAGTATCCCGGAACAGATCACGACCCTACGGATTCTCTTACCCGTTTAA
- a CDS encoding hybrid sensor histidine kinase/response regulator: MNPVKLMIIDADQHNLHKLQALLIQIGYQAVYLVNIEEDTLEQILQYSPDLLLVGKSFILSGHNQILILTLAQDYHVPILFITDSVDQTTLHHTTGINPVGYLSPPFAKNQIYPIIEIALARSQAQLEVRKSLAKEQELNELKSRLISMISHHFRTPLSTIVFSAGLLNSYGNQWSEDKLKVHLNRIQSGAKSLTDLLDKILVFSKAESREIPLQIKSININQFCLDLQEEIKILYPLINLNLTLAPPTKNVYLDPKIIKQILLYILANSIQYSHPETPIYLAAKQTQNQIIFNVTDHGIGIPSEDKNQIFDLFYRGSNVGSIPGTGLGLSIAQQLLELHQGSIFLQSELNVGTTVTLCFAKNELSPMTCHCNQFRPEQATI, from the coding sequence ATGAATCCCGTCAAACTCATGATTATTGATGCAGATCAGCACAATCTGCATAAACTTCAAGCCCTTTTAATCCAAATAGGCTATCAAGCTGTATACCTCGTCAATATTGAAGAAGATACTCTAGAACAAATTCTTCAGTATAGTCCTGATTTGCTATTAGTTGGAAAATCCTTCATCTTGTCTGGTCACAATCAAATCTTGATCTTGACCTTAGCCCAAGACTACCACGTTCCCATTCTTTTTATCACTGATTCTGTTGACCAAACCACCTTACATCATACCACCGGAATTAACCCAGTCGGTTATTTAAGTCCTCCGTTTGCAAAAAATCAAATCTATCCCATTATTGAAATTGCTTTAGCGCGCTCACAAGCTCAACTAGAAGTTCGCAAATCTTTAGCCAAGGAACAAGAACTTAATGAGCTAAAATCTCGCTTGATTTCCATGATTTCTCATCATTTTCGTACCCCTTTATCTACCATTGTTTTTTCTGCTGGATTACTTAATAGCTATGGAAATCAATGGTCTGAGGATAAACTAAAAGTTCATCTCAACAGAATTCAATCTGGGGCAAAATCGTTAACAGATTTGTTAGATAAAATTTTAGTTTTCAGTAAAGCAGAATCTCGGGAAATCCCTTTGCAGATTAAATCCATTAATATTAATCAGTTTTGCTTAGACTTACAAGAAGAAATAAAAATACTTTATCCGCTAATCAATCTTAACTTAACCCTAGCTCCCCCGACAAAAAATGTTTATCTTGATCCGAAAATAATTAAGCAAATTTTGCTTTATATTTTAGCAAACTCGATTCAATACTCCCACCCTGAAACCCCGATTTATCTCGCGGCAAAACAAACCCAAAATCAGATCATTTTTAACGTTACTGATCACGGAATTGGGATTCCATCTGAAGATAAAAACCAAATTTTTGACCTTTTCTATCGAGGGAGTAATGTAGGAAGTATTCCAGGAACGGGCTTAGGCTTATCCATTGCTCAACAATTGTTAGAACTGCATCAAGGCAGTATATTTTTACAAAGTGAACTAAATGTCGGCACCACTGTTACACTCTGTTTTGCTAAAAATGAGTTGTCTCCAATGACCTGTCACTGCAATCAGTTTAGACCAGAACAAGCCACGATTTAA
- a CDS encoding MFS transporter, which yields MKVFRTLAPETQRNLFFLFLTGLCFWTSLTALLPTLPLYIEFAGATQQQVGLVMGSFAIGLLFSRGLLGQWADQRSRKLVVQVGTLAVAIAPFGYAMFTSLPLFVAIRAFHGISVAGLTTGYSALVVDLSPPEKRGEIIGYMSLGVPLGMALGPALGGYLAEIFGYGFLFLLCGLLGILAFLCAGQVREASRYKVPLFPQTPTPAVSPSRRLAKALLGVRWSLVKSPPLRIPAIILLFVGLVFGGLTAFIPAYIRDSNVGLNAGLFYTAVAIASFVIRLVAGRASDRLGRGFFITCSLCCYVLAMMILALAQYNWQFLLAGLAQGAGGGTLLPMMTALVADRSKVNERGQSYAFCVGGFDVGIALGAPLAGLLMTVVNYRGLFTLSAGFLTLALWIFITLSSKDLEHSMRFAFGRGADAYSLIGKQ from the coding sequence GTGAAGGTTTTTAGAACATTAGCCCCAGAAACTCAACGGAATCTCTTCTTTCTTTTTTTGACCGGATTATGCTTCTGGACCAGTTTAACCGCCCTCTTGCCCACCCTACCCCTGTATATTGAATTTGCTGGGGCGACTCAGCAACAGGTGGGCTTAGTGATGGGGAGTTTTGCCATTGGGTTGTTATTCTCTCGGGGTCTGTTGGGACAGTGGGCGGACCAACGGAGTCGTAAACTGGTGGTACAGGTGGGAACCTTAGCCGTTGCGATCGCCCCCTTTGGCTATGCCATGTTTACCAGTCTCCCCCTATTTGTTGCAATTCGGGCATTTCACGGTATCAGTGTAGCCGGACTTACCACCGGATATAGTGCCTTAGTCGTTGATTTATCCCCCCCCGAAAAACGGGGCGAAATCATCGGTTATATGAGTTTAGGTGTTCCCCTCGGGATGGCACTTGGCCCGGCCTTGGGGGGCTATTTAGCCGAAATTTTTGGCTATGGATTTTTGTTCCTACTCTGCGGACTGTTGGGGATTTTAGCCTTCCTTTGTGCGGGTCAAGTGCGGGAAGCATCGCGCTACAAAGTCCCCTTATTCCCTCAAACCCCTACCCCTGCCGTCTCTCCCTCCCGTCGTCTCGCGAAAGCACTCCTAGGGGTGCGCTGGTCTTTAGTGAAAAGCCCTCCTCTACGCATTCCAGCGATTATTTTACTCTTCGTGGGGCTAGTCTTTGGGGGGCTAACGGCGTTCATCCCGGCTTATATTCGGGATAGTAATGTGGGCTTAAATGCAGGGTTATTTTACACGGCCGTTGCGATCGCCAGTTTTGTCATTCGTTTAGTCGCCGGACGGGCATCCGACCGCTTGGGTCGCGGCTTTTTCATCACCTGTAGTCTTTGTTGTTACGTCTTAGCCATGATGATCCTAGCCCTTGCCCAATACAACTGGCAATTCTTACTGGCAGGTCTAGCCCAAGGCGCTGGAGGAGGGACACTCCTCCCCATGATGACAGCCTTAGTTGCCGATCGGTCTAAAGTCAATGAACGGGGTCAATCCTACGCCTTCTGTGTGGGAGGATTTGATGTAGGAATTGCCCTCGGTGCGCCCCTTGCCGGACTCTTAATGACCGTGGTTAACTATCGGGGTCTATTCACCCTCTCCGCAGGATTCCTAACCCTTGCCCTCTGGATTTTTATTACCCTATCGAGCAAGGATCTTGAACATTCCATGCGTTTTGCTTTTGGTCGGGGAGCAGATGCCTATTCCTTAATCGGCAAACAGTAA